A region from the Haliaeetus albicilla chromosome 16, bHalAlb1.1, whole genome shotgun sequence genome encodes:
- the OLFML1 gene encoding olfactomedin-like protein 1 isoform X1, translating to MVVLQLRFLLVPFLTSVMGTAQYMMQDAALMNYIDRRFLSLEKRLEKCNQDILDYVEEFRDFSKMVLSRLAGLNNYKAEVKSEVENLLTRIERAQRDIDYFGSVTDSNTCIEVHEDLVKQQLFEEAEEKKKLKLMLNASCDHMLAGIKSLKIVKKTGDKHGSWMKDPGKKHTKIYLLNGSVNNVILEFANIMTFMESNHTLKARRVTLPFPWEGTGHIIYQGFLFYHRYGSLNEIIKFNIQKRNTADQMLLPGAGRIPAYQLSPSTKIDLAIDEQGLWAIHAEPETGGNIVITKINHITMAVEHTWDTSCNSKDAEAAFMACNTLYVVYNFPSGGTSRIQCVYDVLDAVNTYEIPVLHFPKRQGSHSTIHYNPKEKQLFAWGDGSQIIYKLHTKQKV from the exons ATGGTAGTCTTGCAACTTCGATTTTTATTAGTTCCATTCCTCACAAGCGTCATGGGAACAGCACAATATATGATGCAAGATGCAGCACTGATGAACTACATTGACCGGCGTTTCCTATCTTTAGAG AAGAGGCTGGAAAAATGCAACCAAGACATACTGGATTACGTGGAAGAATTCCGAGACTTTTCAAAGATGGTACTGTCACGCCTGGCAGGACTGAACAATTATAAGGCTGAGGTTAAAAGTGAAGTAGAGAATTTGCTAACAAGAATTGAACGAGCACAAAGGGACATTGACTATTTTGGATCTGTCACAGATTCTAATACATGTATAGAAGTACATGAGGACCTGGTGAAACAGCAGCTAtttgaagaagcagaagaaaaaaagaaacttaaactCATGCTTAATGCAA GTTGTGACCACATGCTTGCAGGTATTAAGTCCCTAAAGATAGTTAAGAAGACTGGAGATAAGCATGGCTCTTGGATGAAAGATCCTGGCAAAAAGCAcacaaagatttatttattaaatggtTCTGTAAATAATGTTATTTTGGAATTTGCAAATATCATGACATTCATGGAAAGCAATCATACACTAAAAGCTCGCAGAGTCACCTTGCCATTTCCCTGGGAAGGAACTGGCCACATCATATATCAGGGTTTCCTCTTCTATCACAGATATGGCTCCTTAAATGAGATAATTAAATTCAATatccagaaaagaaatacagctgaCCAAATGCTACTGCCAGGGGCTGGAAGGATTCCTGCCTATCAGCTTTCTCCGTCTACAAAAATAGATCTTGCCATTGATGAGCAAGGGCTCTGGGCAATCCATGCAGAACCAGAGACTGGAGGAAACATTGTAATTACTAAAATTAACCACATAACCATGGCAGTAGAGCACACTTGGGACACATCATGCAATAGCAAGGATGCTGAAGCAGCTTTCATGGCATGCAACACACTCTATGTTGTCTACAACTTTCCCAGTGGAGGCACCTCTCGCATACAATGTGTTTATGACGTTTTGGATGCTGTAAATACTTACGAAATCCCAGTATTGCACTTTCCAAAACGTCAGGGTAGCCATTCTACTATACATTACAATCCTAAAGAAAAGCAACTCTTTGCTTGGGGTGATGGATCCCAGATCATTTACAAGCTTCATACAAAGCAAAAAGTTTAg
- the OLFML1 gene encoding olfactomedin-like protein 1 isoform X2, with product MVVLQLRFLLVPFLTSVMGTAQYMMQDAALMNYIDRRFLSLERLEKCNQDILDYVEEFRDFSKMVLSRLAGLNNYKAEVKSEVENLLTRIERAQRDIDYFGSVTDSNTCIEVHEDLVKQQLFEEAEEKKKLKLMLNASCDHMLAGIKSLKIVKKTGDKHGSWMKDPGKKHTKIYLLNGSVNNVILEFANIMTFMESNHTLKARRVTLPFPWEGTGHIIYQGFLFYHRYGSLNEIIKFNIQKRNTADQMLLPGAGRIPAYQLSPSTKIDLAIDEQGLWAIHAEPETGGNIVITKINHITMAVEHTWDTSCNSKDAEAAFMACNTLYVVYNFPSGGTSRIQCVYDVLDAVNTYEIPVLHFPKRQGSHSTIHYNPKEKQLFAWGDGSQIIYKLHTKQKV from the exons ATGGTAGTCTTGCAACTTCGATTTTTATTAGTTCCATTCCTCACAAGCGTCATGGGAACAGCACAATATATGATGCAAGATGCAGCACTGATGAACTACATTGACCGGCGTTTCCTATCTTTAGAG AGGCTGGAAAAATGCAACCAAGACATACTGGATTACGTGGAAGAATTCCGAGACTTTTCAAAGATGGTACTGTCACGCCTGGCAGGACTGAACAATTATAAGGCTGAGGTTAAAAGTGAAGTAGAGAATTTGCTAACAAGAATTGAACGAGCACAAAGGGACATTGACTATTTTGGATCTGTCACAGATTCTAATACATGTATAGAAGTACATGAGGACCTGGTGAAACAGCAGCTAtttgaagaagcagaagaaaaaaagaaacttaaactCATGCTTAATGCAA GTTGTGACCACATGCTTGCAGGTATTAAGTCCCTAAAGATAGTTAAGAAGACTGGAGATAAGCATGGCTCTTGGATGAAAGATCCTGGCAAAAAGCAcacaaagatttatttattaaatggtTCTGTAAATAATGTTATTTTGGAATTTGCAAATATCATGACATTCATGGAAAGCAATCATACACTAAAAGCTCGCAGAGTCACCTTGCCATTTCCCTGGGAAGGAACTGGCCACATCATATATCAGGGTTTCCTCTTCTATCACAGATATGGCTCCTTAAATGAGATAATTAAATTCAATatccagaaaagaaatacagctgaCCAAATGCTACTGCCAGGGGCTGGAAGGATTCCTGCCTATCAGCTTTCTCCGTCTACAAAAATAGATCTTGCCATTGATGAGCAAGGGCTCTGGGCAATCCATGCAGAACCAGAGACTGGAGGAAACATTGTAATTACTAAAATTAACCACATAACCATGGCAGTAGAGCACACTTGGGACACATCATGCAATAGCAAGGATGCTGAAGCAGCTTTCATGGCATGCAACACACTCTATGTTGTCTACAACTTTCCCAGTGGAGGCACCTCTCGCATACAATGTGTTTATGACGTTTTGGATGCTGTAAATACTTACGAAATCCCAGTATTGCACTTTCCAAAACGTCAGGGTAGCCATTCTACTATACATTACAATCCTAAAGAAAAGCAACTCTTTGCTTGGGGTGATGGATCCCAGATCATTTACAAGCTTCATACAAAGCAAAAAGTTTAg
- the OLFML1 gene encoding olfactomedin-like protein 1 isoform X3, whose product MLNASCDHMLAGIKSLKIVKKTGDKHGSWMKDPGKKHTKIYLLNGSVNNVILEFANIMTFMESNHTLKARRVTLPFPWEGTGHIIYQGFLFYHRYGSLNEIIKFNIQKRNTADQMLLPGAGRIPAYQLSPSTKIDLAIDEQGLWAIHAEPETGGNIVITKINHITMAVEHTWDTSCNSKDAEAAFMACNTLYVVYNFPSGGTSRIQCVYDVLDAVNTYEIPVLHFPKRQGSHSTIHYNPKEKQLFAWGDGSQIIYKLHTKQKV is encoded by the exons ATGCTTAATGCAA GTTGTGACCACATGCTTGCAGGTATTAAGTCCCTAAAGATAGTTAAGAAGACTGGAGATAAGCATGGCTCTTGGATGAAAGATCCTGGCAAAAAGCAcacaaagatttatttattaaatggtTCTGTAAATAATGTTATTTTGGAATTTGCAAATATCATGACATTCATGGAAAGCAATCATACACTAAAAGCTCGCAGAGTCACCTTGCCATTTCCCTGGGAAGGAACTGGCCACATCATATATCAGGGTTTCCTCTTCTATCACAGATATGGCTCCTTAAATGAGATAATTAAATTCAATatccagaaaagaaatacagctgaCCAAATGCTACTGCCAGGGGCTGGAAGGATTCCTGCCTATCAGCTTTCTCCGTCTACAAAAATAGATCTTGCCATTGATGAGCAAGGGCTCTGGGCAATCCATGCAGAACCAGAGACTGGAGGAAACATTGTAATTACTAAAATTAACCACATAACCATGGCAGTAGAGCACACTTGGGACACATCATGCAATAGCAAGGATGCTGAAGCAGCTTTCATGGCATGCAACACACTCTATGTTGTCTACAACTTTCCCAGTGGAGGCACCTCTCGCATACAATGTGTTTATGACGTTTTGGATGCTGTAAATACTTACGAAATCCCAGTATTGCACTTTCCAAAACGTCAGGGTAGCCATTCTACTATACATTACAATCCTAAAGAAAAGCAACTCTTTGCTTGGGGTGATGGATCCCAGATCATTTACAAGCTTCATACAAAGCAAAAAGTTTAg